A part of Candida albicans SC5314 chromosome 2, complete sequence genomic DNA contains:
- a CDS encoding uncharacterized protein (Ortholog of C. dubliniensis CD36 : Cd36_11730, C. parapsilosis CDC317 : CPAR2_104195, Candida tenuis NRRL Y-1498 : CANTEDRAFT_109454 and Debaryomyces hansenii CBS767 : DEHA2C10076g): MGLYARWMALPSKVRYYVGFSTIGFALIGDYVTSRINDEVQARKEIEESSSSPQSTNQ; this comes from the coding sequence ATGGGGTTGTATGCTAGATGGATGGCTCTTCCATCAAAGGTCAGATATTATGTTGggttttcaacaattggatTTGCATTGATAGGAGATTACGTGACATCAAGAATTAATGACGAAGTTCAAgcaagaaaagaaattgaagagtCTTCATCTTCTCCACAATCGACAAACCAATaa
- a CDS encoding diphthamide synthase (Ortholog(s) have diphthine methylesterase activity, role in endocytic recycling, peptidyl-diphthamide biosynthetic process from peptidyl-histidine and endosome localization) → METLPHSKRIEIVKTTLPPCCLRIHPQDTSKIFIGTYKLEDDGSRHGSLDYYSFLDNKLSLISSTATLGAILDIKFNPSDPQMLVSAHSNGHLLIWKFDNNTLELSHDANVHEDTLITSIFFNPNKDSNGSVILLTFTDGYSGLFDLEKLEIDYFDTCHELECWTGSFGEIGQLSNVVYTGGDDSQLIAHDLRTKQQIWTLRRGHDAGIVSILSPNDNWNKTSPNTLWTGSYDDNLRVWDLRVIDKSNPSLISGYIPKIISQENLGGGVWRLIPSPVDNRLLSCCMYDGARIIDANSDSFTVTRYFKQDHQSMCYGGDWSSDGKFIATCSFYDNVVQVWSPDQCV, encoded by the coding sequence ATGGAAACACTACCACACAGTAAAAGAATAGAAATTGTGAAAACTACCCTCCCACCATGTTGTTTACGAATCCATCCTCAGGATACCtcaaaaatattcattGGAACTTATAAATTAGAAGATGATGGATCTCGACATGGCTCATTAGATTACTATAGCTTTCTTGACaacaaattatcattaatatcCAGTACTGCTACTTTAGGAGCAATACTAgatattaaatttaatccATCTGATCCACAAATGTTGGTCTCTGCCCATTCAAATGGTCATTTGTTAATATGGAAGTTTGACAATAATACATTGGAATTATCTCACGACGCAAACGTCCATGAAGATACATTGATAAcgtcaatttttttcaacccTAATAAAGACAGCAATGGTTCTGTGATTTTGCTTACTTTCACTGATGGTTACCTGGGTCTATTTGATTTGGAGAAATTAGAGATTGATTACTTTGATACTTGTCATGAATTAGAATGTTGGACTGGTTCATTTGGTGAAATTGGTCAATTATCTAATGTCGTATACActggtggtgatgattcCCAATTGATTGCTCATGACTTACGAactaaacaacaaatatgGACCTTGCGTCGAGGTCATGATGCTGGGATTGTGTCAATTTTATCACCCAATGATAACTGGAACAAAACCAGTCCGAATACCTTATGGACTGGTTCAtatgatgataatttaaGGGTTTGGGATTTGCGagtaattgataaatcaaatccaaGCTTGATTTCTGGGTACATACCTAAAATTATTTCCCAAGAAAACTTGGGTGGTGGGGTATGGAGATTGATTCCAAGTCCTGTTGATAATAGATTGCTCAGTTGTTGTATGTATGATGGTGCCAGAATAATCGATGCTAACCTGGATAGTTTTACAGTTACTCGTTATTTTAAACAAGATCATCAGAGTATGTGTTATGGGGGCGATTGGTCATCCGATGGGAAGTTCATTGCAACGTGTTCGTTTTACGATAATGTTGTGCAAGTGTGGTCACCTGATCAATgtgtataa
- the VRP1 gene encoding Vrp1p (Verprolin-related protein involved in actin cytoskeleton organization and polarized morphogenesis; interacts with Wal1p and Myo5p; downregulated upon adherence to polystyrene) translates to MAAPPPPPPPPPPPPSGLGNLPPGPPPSMPPGRDALLGDIRKGARLKKATTVDKSKPMIDSKVSVSAAPPQASANSSGATNSLPSAPAVPQLGDIFARGIPKLKHVDNRSGIVPSSAPKIPTLNTAQVPPRPTKTETSASVSTQEPSNLPPPVPPVAPPIPSQAPPPPTIQKRTPPKVPPTRPKKSSHIRNSSQNSNIAQEPSSKPPPLPSGPPPVPTSAPPLPNSIPPPPPPAPPAPTVPEELQNRNEGKVPTAPPLPSGGLPFLSEINAKRDDKNVISSAQSSNSAASPSVPGSLPPSIAKSSSSNASRVPNIPPAPPAPPAPPAPPIAPPLPAMGTSKEEKGTPKTNSSSIAPPAAGGSLPFLAQINAKRDDKFVVDGSNKSYTTRNEDTPEPSSEISSKQTPDTKPVSLSNATSNTGKSSSAGKHHMSFNPFSHHKKQENQTPTAPPIPQNVPPVPPSGPPHASASNSVKDAPPIAPPPPSVPSVVPPAPPAPPAIPNTIPPTLPTSESTQNNASSVSTDIPSNDPPSPPPLPSSSAPPPPRTKKAAPPPPPPTQTTGSEYKSSSSTSRVSSSNFNDLDLRQNAGTNLRKISASAYTINPRNASNGDSKPEKLVIDDKRFKFVNANALPNPRRFGERGEKEKLYPSGRGSSVPLDLSLYA, encoded by the coding sequence ATGGCtgcaccaccaccaccacctcctcctccaccacctccaccaTCAGGCTTAGGAAATTTACCACCAGGTCCTCCTCCATCGATGCCACCAGGTAGAGATGCATTGTTGGGAGATATTAGAAAAGGTGCGAGATTAAAGAAAGCAACCACCGTCGATAAATCCAAGCCCATGATCGATTCTAAAGTATCTGTATCGGCAGCTCCCCCTCAAGCACTGGCAAATAGTTCAGGAGCGACAAATTCTTTACCCTCAGCACCTGCTGTCCCACAATTGGGCGATATATTTGCCAGAGGTATACCCAAGTTGAAACATGTAGACAATAGGTCTGGAATTGTGCCTTCATCAGCTCCCAAAATCCCAACGCTTAACACTGCACAGGTACCACCCAGACCAACAAAAACTGAAACGTCAGCTTCAGTCTCCACTCAAGAACCTAGTAACTTGCCACCACCAGTTCCACCAGTGGCACCTCCAATCCCGTCGCAAgcgccaccaccacctacGATTCAAAAACGTACTCCCCCAAAAGTGCCACCAACGAGACCTAAAAAGTCCTCACATATAAGGAATTCATCTCAAAATAGCAATATTGCACAAGAACCTTCATCAAAACCTCCACCATTGCCAAGTGGTCCACCACCAGTACCAACATCTGCGCCCCCTTTGCCAAACAGCATCccaccaccaccgccaccagcaccaccagcaccaaCAGTGCCAGAAGAATTACAAAACCGAAACGAAGGAAAGGTTCCAACTGCACCCCCACTTCCATCAGGAGGGTTGCCATTTTTATCTGAAATAAATGCTAAAAGAGATGATAAAAATGTCATAAGCTCAGCACAAAGTTCTAATTCCGCAGCTAGTCCATCGGTGCCTGGATCATTACCTCCTTCAATTGCAAAGAGTTCGTCATCAAATGCGTCACGCGTACCAAACATTCCACCAGCACCGCCAGCACCGCCGGCACCGCCAGCGCCTCCAATTGCACCTCCGCTACCAGCAATGGGGACTTCAAAAGAGGAGAAAGGTACACCCAAGACCAATTCAAGCAGTATTGCACCACCTGCAGCTGGAGGATCATTACCATTTTTAGCTCAAATTAATGCGAAGAGGGATGATAAATTTGTCGTGGATGGAAGCAATAAGAGCTATACCACCAGAAACGAAGACACACCGGAGCCTCTGTCAGAGATATCATCGAAACAAACACCAGATACAAAACCAGTTTCTTTAAGTAATGCAACTAGCAACACTGGTAAATCCTCGAGTGCCGGAAAACATCATATGAGTTTTAATCCATTCTCGCATCATAAAAAGCAGGAAAATCAGACACCAACTGCCCCACCAATTCCACAAAATGTGCCACCGGTACCACCAAGTGGTCCACCTCATGCATCTGCTTCGAATTCTGTCAAGGACGCACCACCAATtgcaccaccaccaccaagtGTACCTAGTGTTGTTCCACCGGCCCCACCTGCTCCGCCAGCAATACCAAATACCATACCTCCAACATTACCAACTTCAGAATCTACTCAAAATAACGCATCTTCAGTGTCAACGGACATACCAAGCAACGACCCACCTTCGCCACCGCCTTTGCCATCAAGTTCTGCACCCCCACCACCCAGAACCAAAAAAGCTGCACCTCCACCCCCACCACCAACACAAACTACAGGATCAGAATACAAATCCTCAAGCTCGACATCAAgagtttcttcttctaatttcaaCGATTTAGACTTGAGACAAAATGCAGGAACAAACTTGAGAAAAATTTCTGCACTGGCTTACACGATAAACCCTCGAAATGCAAGTAATGGAGATTCCAAACCAGAGAAATTGGTAATCGATGACAAGAGAttcaaatttgttaatGCTAACGCATTACCCAATCCAAGAAGATTTGGTGAGAGAGGTGAAAAGGAGAAGTTGTACCCAAGTGGTAGAGGCTCCTCGGTGCCACTTGATTTGAGTTTGTATGCATGA
- the GDH2 gene encoding glutamate dehydrogenase (NAD(+)) (Putative NAD-specific glutamate dehydrogenase; fungal-specific; transcript regulated by Nrg1, Mig1, Tup1, and Gcn4; stationary phase enriched protein; flow model biofilm induced; Spider biofilm induced), with the protein MTSASLENGVSRLNIYRTTSNTSSQVSLKHDYIDSPFSGKKDQFDQVLDVLDSTGFIPESLIESEAKWFYESLGIDDVFFARSSPEDIASHIHALYSCKVQAYSSFGEQPLISYKREAEDHAVFFDTVDAESYKRNQFEERIDDKYIDPSSTTTNSYRTEYFSAPLNYQSDPILSGVYQQNKELRDQYVRLFFVYKNNYTISEAAANETDLEKIGDKTFLKIASDNTKQLYTSIVKDVINTTGPVIKHFPLEDSEEYRVVIGYKQKTSARYNSALSDLANYYKLQVTRKYVEQFSNGVTIISMYVTSKSRKSPVDLSIYQVIKEASLLYCIPHNYFHDRFIQGELSLQESIYAQSGVIFVTHFLNRLGPEYNKLSSLLDPSKSIEHAEVLNSLKKRLRAETYTQDYIKEVFDNRRDIVRKLYRQFADVHYIRSSMEKTLSYQRLSQITPVGSEEEFEQLLSRECSQNEHHAIVLRALYTFNKSILKTNFYTSTKVALSFRLNPSFLPESEYPERPYGMFFVVGSDFRGFHIRFRDIARGGIRIVRSRSLDAYNVNARNLFDENYNLANTQQRKNKDIPEGGSKGVILLDPGAAQERPQACFEKYIDALIDLLLKQNIPGVKDNYVDLYAKPEILFLGPDEGTAGYVDWATLHARERGAPWWKSFLTGKSPELGGIPHDEYGMTTLSVRAYVNKIYEKLDIDDAKIRKFQTGGPDGDLGSNEILLSRKENYVGIVDGSGVICDPQGLDKQELIRLAKERKMIEHYDKTKLSPQGYVVLVDDMDVKLPSGEVVTSGVAFRNTFHLKLKQQFGVDGVDLFVPCGGRPAAIDTNNVHDLIDEKTGKSVVPYFVEGANLFITQSAKLILEKAGIVIFKDASTNKGGVTSSSLEVLASLSFDDKGFLENMCVDPETKAKPQFYQDYVKDVQKIIVGNADSEFEALWKLKAETGTPFTILSDKLSVAINKLGDELANSKELWNDDIEFRNAVLLDSLPPLLLEKVGIENVLSRVPEAYLKAIFATHLASKFVYSRGIDSNPAKFLEFISSIRKDFIQKGLLKY; encoded by the coding sequence ATGACTTCTGCATCACTTGAAAACGGAGTTTCTCGTTTAAACATTTACAGAACCACATCAAACACTTCATCCCAAGTTAGTTTGAAACACGACTACATTGACTCCCCCTTTAGTGGTAAAAAGGATCAATTTGATCAGGTTTTGGATGTTTTGGATTCCACTGGTTTTATCCCTGAATCGCTCATTGAATCTGAAGCAAAATGGTTTTACGAATCGTTAGGTATTGATGACGTGTTTTTTGCCAGATCGCTGCCAGAAGATATTGCTTCTCACATTCACGCTTTATATTCCTGTAAAGTGCAAGCTTATTCTAGTTTTGGTGAACAGCCATTGATTTCCTACAAGAGAGAAGCCGAAGATCATGCAGTCTTCTTTGACACTGTTGATGCTGAATCTTATAAGAGAAACcaatttgaagaaagaattgaTGACAAATATATTGACCCTTCAAGCACTACTACCAATAGTTACCGTACTGAATATTTCAGTGCCCCATTGAATTACCAATCTGACCCTATTTTGCTGGGGGTTTACCAACAAAATAAGGAGTTGCGCGACCAATATGTtcgtttattttttgtttataaaaACAATTACACCATACTGGAAGCTGCTGCAAATGAAACCGatttagaaaaaattggtgaCAAGACTTTTTTGAAGATTGCCTCTGATAACACCAAGCAATTGTATACTTCTATTGTCAAGGATGTCATAAATACTACTGGTCCTGTCATCAAACATTTCCCGCTTGAAGACTCTGAAGAATATAGAGTGGTCATTGGTTACAAACAAAAGACTTCTGCTAGATACAATTCAGCTTTGAGTGATTTGGCCAACTACTACAAATTGCAAGTCACCAGAAAGTATGTTGAACAATTTTCTAACGGTGTCACCATAATATCCATGTATGTTACTTCAAAACTGAGAAAATCACCTGTTGACTTGTCAATTTACCAAGTCATCAAAGAAGCTTCGTTGTTGTATTGTATTCCTCACAATTACTTCCACGATAGATTCATTCAAGGTGAATTATCCTTGCAAGAATCAATCTATGCTCAATCAGGTGTTATCTTTGTTACTCATTTTTTGAATCGTTTGGGTCCTGAATATAACAAGCTTTCTTCATTGTTAGATCCttccaaatcaattgaacaTGCTGAAGTATTAAACAGTTTAAAGAAGAGATTGAGAGCTGAAACTTACACTCAAGATTACATCAAGGAAGTTTTTGACAACAGAAGAGACATTGTTCGTAAATTATACCGTCAATTTGCTGATGTTCATTACATTAGATCTTCCATGGAAAAGACATTATCCTACCAAAGATTATCCCAAATTACCCCGGTTGGatctgaagaagaatttgagCAATTGTTGAGCAGAGAATGTTCTCAAAATGAGCATCATGCTATTGTCTTGAGAGCTTTGTACACTTTCAACAAATCCATCTTGAAAACCAATTTCTATACATCAACCAAAGTTGCTTTATCATTCAGATTGAACCCATCATTTTTACCAGAATCTGAATATCCTGAACGTCCATATGGAATGTTTTTCGTTGTTGGTTCTGATTTCAGAGGGTTCCACATTAGATTTAGAGATATTGCCCGTGGTGGTATTAGAATTGTTAGATCAAGATCTTTGGATGCTTATAATGTCAATGCTCGTAACTTGTTTGACGAAAACTACAACTTGGCCAACACTCAACAACGTAAGAACAAGGATATTCCAGAAGGTGGTTCCAAAGGTGTTATTTTGTTGGATCCAGGTGCAGCTCAAGAGCGCCCACAAGCTTGCTTCGAAAAGTATATTGATGCTTTAATCGATTTGcttttgaaacaaaatattcCAGGTGTCAAGGACAACTATGTTGATTTGTATGCCAAGCCAGAAATCTTGTTCTTGGGTCCAGATGAAGGTACTGCTGGTTACGTTGACTGGGCCACATTACACGCCAGAGAAAGAGGAGCACCTTGGTGGAAGTCTTTCTTGACTGGTAAATCTCCTGAATTAGGGGGTATTCCTCATGATGAATATGGTATGACAACATTGTCTGTGCGTGCTTATGTCAACAAAATctatgaaaaattggacATTGACGATGCAAAGATCCGTAAATTCCAAACTGGTGGTCCTGATGGGGATTTGGGATCCAACGAAATTTTGTTATCAAGAAAGGAAAACTATGTTGGTATAGTTGATGGATCCGGTGTTATTTGTGACCCTCAAGGTTTGGATAAACAAGAGTTGATTAGATTGgccaaagaaagaaagatgATTGAACATTATGACAAAACTAAATTGTCTCCACAAGGTTATGTTGTGTTGGTTGATGATATGGATGTCAAATTACCAAGTGGAGAAGTTGTCACCAGTGGTGTTGCCTTTAGAAATACATTCCACTTGAAATTGAAGCAACAATTTGGAGTTGATGGTGTCGATCTTTTTGTTCCATGTGGTGGTAGACCAGCTGCAATTGATACCAACAATGTTCATGACTTGATTGACGAAAAGACTGGTAAATCAGTTGTTCCATACTTTGTCGAAGGTGCTAACTTGTTTATAACTCAATCAgcaaaattaattttagaaaaagctggtattgttatttttaagGATGCTTCTACTAACAAAGGTGGTGTtacttcttcatctttagAAGTGTTGGCTTCTTTGTCTTTTGACGATAAAGGATTCTTGGAAAACATGTGTGTTGATCCTGAGACCAAAGCCAAACCACAATTCTACCAAGATTATGTCAAGGATGttcaaaaaatcattgTTGGTAATGCTGATTCCGAGTTTGAAGCCTTGTGGAAATTGAAGGCTGAAACTGGTACTCCATTCACTATATTGTCCGATAAATTGAGTGTTGCCATTAACAAATTGGGAGATGAGTTGGCCAACTCCAAGGAATTATGGAACgatgatattgaatttagaaATGCTGTATTGTTGGATTCATTGCCACCTTTGTTGTTAGAAAAAGTTGGTATTGAAAATGTGTTATCTAGAGTTCCTGAAGCTTATTTGAAAGCTATTTTTGCCACTCATTTAGCTTCAAAGTTTGTTTACTCTAGAGGAATCGATTCTAATCCTGCTaaatttttggaatttaTCAGTTCTATTAGAAAggattttattcaaaaggGATTGCTCAAGTATTAG